In the Bacillus sp. FJAT-42376 genome, ACCGTGTTTTCACTGAGCAAACTGCCTTTCCACTTCCTTTTCTCGATACGAAGGACATCGTGGTTTGTTGACCAAAGAACCAAATCATTGCAGCTGGCGAGATTTAGGCAGAAGGGCAGAAATTTTTCGAATTGGCTGCGGTTCTTGATTATCGTGATGATAAAGGAAGAAGAGCGCTCTTTTAAAAGATACCGATGCTCTAAATGTTCCTGCCGGCAATGCTTTCAAGATCTTCAATTAAGTAAGAGGGAATTTGGGTGCAGACGTATAGAGGGAAGGCAGCAAGAGATTCCATCCAGTCTGGAATCCAGCTTTTTTCCTGATTGCTGTAATAAAATTCATTTATCGAAAAAACATGTGAGCTTTCACCTTCTATTGCAAAAGGAAAGTATCCTCCTTCACTGGGCTCACAGCTGTATAAATGCTGTCGGAAAAAGCCAATCGCGATCTTCATCTTTTCTCCCTTTCTATTTTAAAATGAACTCTTTCTGAAATTTTTCCAGTTTCCCCGTATAATTTTCTTATACATAAACGTTTTATTTATGAAGGGAACAGGAGGGGAATACAATGGAAAAAACCATTCATCAGGATTTTATAAAGGAAACCCGAAAAGTAAAAGATGAATTTAATGAAATTGTAGCAGAATATTCCTCGGATTTATGGGATTTTTGCCGATATGTAACCGGATCGCCTTGGGACGGGGAAGACCTTTATCAGGAGACAATGATCAAGTCCTTTGGATTGCTGCCGGGCCGGTGGAGTGAGATTACGGACAAGAAAAACTACTTATTTCGAGTGGCAGCGAATACGTGGCTGGATCAGTGCCGGAAGCGAAACCGGGAAATTGGAACATTGGATGAGGGGCATGAGCCAGCAGTCCATTTTTCAGATCGTCTAGTATTAGAAGAGGTTCTTACATCCGTGGCAGCCATACTGACGCCTAAGCAAACAGCGGCCTTTTTGCTGCTGGATATTTTTCAATTCAGCGCAGAAGAAACAGCCGGAATCGTCAAAAGCACGCCTGGTGGTGTGTATGCCGCCGTACAGCGAGCGAGAAGGAAAATCGCTTCTTTCGATCTTGCAAATTCCAAAAAGGACGTTCACTCACAGCCGTCTAATGAAACGATTCAAGCCTATTTGCGAGCGTTTAATGACGGGGATGTGGAAAGTCTTGTAGGATTCTTCAGTGAGCAGGCACAAAACGAAGCCTTCTTTGGTTTCCAGGAATTCTCGAGAGAAGAAATGCTGAAAGGTTCCCTGAAGTTTGGACTGCCCGGGTACTCTGCAGAGGAATTCATGCTTTGGGGAAAGCCGGTTATCCTTGTCTTAGCGAAGGGCCGTGAAATCCATGATATTCAAATGCAGGAAGTTGAAAACGGGAAAATAGTCAGCCACAAAAGCTATTTCTTCAGAAAAGAATTCGTTTTGGCAGCCGCCAAAGAGCTTGGGTTAGAGGCGCAGTTAGTCAAACCGCCTGTTGACTGGAGCTAAAGTAGATCTTCTGGTAGCATAAAGTCTTTTTATAAAAAGCTCTGTTAAACTTAGTTGTTGATTTCCGCTCCAATCTTAAAAATCAGCAACATGCTTTAATAGCCTTTAAAAAAATGCAGCCCGAATGTGCAGGGCTGCATTTTTCGTATTCAAACTGTTAATTAGCCTTAATTATGAAGTCCATTTTTAGTTAGTTTTTGAAGGTATATTCTTCCTTCGAATTTTAAACCTAATGGGTGCTTGTGCACATATGGGTACAGGCTTTTTTCGTGCTATTTTTACTGCTTAATTGTCTGCTAAAACTGTGAATTACACTGTTAAGGAAAATCAAATATAAGAAATTAGCCCTTAGTTATTTCTTTAAAGCGCGATAACCGAAGACTGCAATCGAGATCATTAACTACCTATAATTCTTTTATTTAAGTTCTCTTTCTTTAAGATCATACATAGCTGCTTTATAACTTATGACTTCCAAATATTTTAGATTCTCATTAATTTTTTTTTGAACCCTTGTTTTGTGTTGGAGGATCATTTCCTTTCTCTGTGAGATGGTATCATCCCCTAACTCAGTTAACTCAAGATACTTTTTAATTTCGGAAATCGGCATCCCTGTCAATCTTAGAGCGCGAATGAAATCTAATACCCCAATATTTTCATCGTTATATACTCTATTCCCCCCAGAATTACGAGATATATTTTTTAATAACCCTTCCTTTTCATAATATCTGAGTGTATTGGCTGTTACATTTAAATTCTCCATTACGTATTTCATAGAATATGACATTATGATTATCCCCTTTAGGTTATAGTAACAATAACTTTAGGCGTGTATCAAAAAGGTGAGAAAACTTCAATATCCTTATTTTAATAGTGATATGTTCTAGAAAAAAATTACTTATTGACTTGTAGTTAGAATAACCAACTATACTGAATGTGTAAAGTTGATGGAGAGATTTAAAATAATCCAGATTATCCTGTAAAGCAAGAGGTTCTTATGGGAAAACAGAAGGAGGATGTTTTGTGTCAAATATTAAAGACAAGGTCATTGTTATTACTGGTGGAAGCAGTGGTATGGGAAAAGCAACCGCAACGTTGTTGGCGGAACGAGGTGCTCACATTGTTGTTGGTGCACGAAGGAAACAGAACCTTGAAGAATTGGTCGCTTTTATCACCTCCAACGGTGGTTCAGCGAGTTATCAAGTAACAGATGTGACAAACCGCAGCGATGTTGAGAATTTGGTAAAACATGCTGTGAATTCCTATGGGAAAGTTGATGTAATCATAAATAATGCTGGAATTGGGCCAATTTCTCTCCTGGATGACCTACGCGTAGAGGATTGGGAGCAAATGATTGACGTAAACGTCAAAGGTGTTTTGTACGGTATCGCTGCAGCACTGCCCATTTTCCGCAAACAGGGCTCAGGACATTTCGTTAATCTCGCTTCGACTGCAGGACTTAAAGTTACGCCTAAACAATCCGTATATGCTGGCACAAAATCCGCTGTGCGTGCTATTACTGAGGGTTTGCGCCAAGAAGCCGGTGATAAACTTCGCGTAACAATCATTTCACCGGGCTTTGTAGACACGAACTTTGCCGACTCAATAACAGATATGGAAGCTAAGGCACAGATAATCAGCGCAAGAGACAAGATGGCGATTTCGCCAGATGCCATTGCCAACGCTATTGCATTTGCCATTGAGCAGCCATCCGATGTTGATGTGAATGAGGTTATTATTCGTCCTACGGCACAAAATTAGAGTTTAATCAATTTGGGATTATAAAACCTAACTCAATAAAAAGATAAGAGCCTGCTTTTGAAAACCTGAGGCTATCTCATATAGTTCGGGCTTATCTTACACTGAGAAAAGCACTGTTAATTCGAATTTTGTACAAGCCTTAATATAACTGGGCAGATCAGGAATCTAATTGGAAAGACCAACGTTTAAGAGTGGGATTGATGGAATAAACAAAGGACGGATAAAAAGTTGAATTGTTAATATGTATATTTATGGTAAAATTGATGGAGCAGGCTTTTTGAATGGAGAATACGGTATTGGGGGACACAAATGTCCGAAAAGAATCGAACAAACCATTAATCAGTCGTCTCTTTAACATTTGGGATTCTGTCTATTATCGTTCCGCTCCTGGGGATTATTCTCGGTATCGCGGCAGCTGTCTTTTCAAGAAAAGCCTTAAAGCGTATAGAGCAGTCAAATGAAGAGGGAAGAGGTCTGGCCATTGCCGGTTTCATTTGCGGGTTGATTGGAATGGTAGTTCAACTTTATCCGTTGCTTAGTATTTTTGCATGAGAAAAATTTAGAAGCGGCAGGTTGTATGAAACGGATCATAAATGTTCTGGCAGTTTCTCATTCTTTAATAAAAGCGGGGTGCATGTTGTGGAAGAATCAATGAAGATTAAAAGAGGTTCCACATCTGTGAGAATCTCCATTTTTCTGATTCCGGGTGTGCTTAACATTTTCATGCCGCATGTTGGATGGTTTTATTTGATGGGAATCGTGCTCTATGGACATGTGGTTTACTTGAATAGAGATTCGAAAGCAATCGTGATGAGACAGCTGATGGAGTTTGTCCTGTTTATAGCGCTCGTTTATATTGTTAGTATGCTGTTTGCTGTGAATCATTGGTTAACGTTCAGCCAATGATTCACGGTAATAAGAAGAGAATTGAAGCTTGATCAATGGTGTTGTCCATATCACAATTTAAGAAGGGTATCTTACCTTTTCTATAGGAGCCACCACTTCAACTTTCATTCGATCGGGGTCTTCGAAAAAAACGGCGTAATGTTCGTTCCCTCCCGCAAAGGGATGCTTGTCAGGATAAAGGATGGGTATTCCTTTTTCCTTTAATTCATTCGTAATTTCATCCACTTGATGGCGGGAACGTGCGTGGAATGCTAAATGATTTAACCCAACCCGGCATCTATGATAGGGAATATCCAAAAATCTTTCTTCTGCCTGAACGAAGACTATATAGGCTTCGTTTCCCTTCCAGCTTCGCCCTTTCTCCCATTTTTGAT is a window encoding:
- a CDS encoding RNA polymerase sigma factor; amino-acid sequence: MEKTIHQDFIKETRKVKDEFNEIVAEYSSDLWDFCRYVTGSPWDGEDLYQETMIKSFGLLPGRWSEITDKKNYLFRVAANTWLDQCRKRNREIGTLDEGHEPAVHFSDRLVLEEVLTSVAAILTPKQTAAFLLLDIFQFSAEETAGIVKSTPGGVYAAVQRARRKIASFDLANSKKDVHSQPSNETIQAYLRAFNDGDVESLVGFFSEQAQNEAFFGFQEFSREEMLKGSLKFGLPGYSAEEFMLWGKPVILVLAKGREIHDIQMQEVENGKIVSHKSYFFRKEFVLAAAKELGLEAQLVKPPVDWS
- a CDS encoding MerR family transcriptional regulator, producing MSYSMKYVMENLNVTANTLRYYEKEGLLKNISRNSGGNRVYNDENIGVLDFIRALRLTGMPISEIKKYLELTELGDDTISQRKEMILQHKTRVQKKINENLKYLEVISYKAAMYDLKERELK
- a CDS encoding SDR family oxidoreductase, coding for MSNIKDKVIVITGGSSGMGKATATLLAERGAHIVVGARRKQNLEELVAFITSNGGSASYQVTDVTNRSDVENLVKHAVNSYGKVDVIINNAGIGPISLLDDLRVEDWEQMIDVNVKGVLYGIAAALPIFRKQGSGHFVNLASTAGLKVTPKQSVYAGTKSAVRAITEGLRQEAGDKLRVTIISPGFVDTNFADSITDMEAKAQIISARDKMAISPDAIANAIAFAIEQPSDVDVNEVIIRPTAQN
- a CDS encoding VOC family protein, giving the protein MSLGLHHIELYVSDLNKSIEFWGWLLEKLGYEPYQKWEKGRSWKGNEAYIVFVQAEERFLDIPYHRCRVGLNHLAFHARSRHQVDEITNELKEKGIPILYPDKHPFAGGNEHYAVFFEDPDRMKVEVVAPIEKVRYPS